The following proteins come from a genomic window of Neofelis nebulosa isolate mNeoNeb1 chromosome 5, mNeoNeb1.pri, whole genome shotgun sequence:
- the SMIM11 gene encoding small integral membrane protein 11, which translates to MNWKVLEHMPLLLYILAAKTLILCLAFAGVKIYQRKRLEAKLEAEKKKQSEKKDN; encoded by the coding sequence gTCCTTGAACACATGCCCTTGCTGCTGTATATCTTGGCAGCAAAAACCTTAATTCTCTGCCTGGCGTTTGCTGGAGTCAAAATCTACCAACGGAAAAGATTAGAAGCAAAActggaagctgaaaaaaagaagcaGTCAGAGAAGAAAGATAACTAG